The genomic stretch TTTGATTATGGATTTCCTTCTTAAGAGACCTATGAGTTGGTCAACCTCGTCTATCTTTAAAAGTTTTGATATTATAAGATAGACCGCTGATGAGCCTAATAAGGACATTGTCAGGAATAGGATCTTTTCGATTGAGGTTTCGCTACCCGTCCAATTCCCGCGTTTAGATATTTCCCATGCGAGCAGCCCCATTAATATAGATGCTACTGCAATCTTAATGCAAAGGATAATGGCTTCATTTATATCTATTTTCCCGACTCGCTTATTGAGGATTATGAAAAGAACGGCGAAATTAAACATAGATGATATTGAGCTTGCCAGCGCGAGTCCGGTGTGTCTCAATCCAAATGTAAATCCAAGCAGATAACCTATGATGGCATTAATGATAAATGCCAAAAAAGCTATTATGACAGGGGTCTTGGTATCCTGCATAGAATAGAATGTTGGGGCAGTAATCCGAATCCCTCCTACGGCCCAAATTCCCACGGCGTATCCTAAAAGGGCCTGGGAGGTATTTATAGTAGACAGATAGGTGAACTCACCCCTCTGGTATAAAAGGTTGCAAATAGGAACTCTGAGGACGATTAGTCCCACCAGGGCCGGAACCATTACAAAGAGCATGAGTCGTAGAGCGTAGGAGTAATTTTCTTTAAAGAGTTCTGTCTCTCCTTTTGATATATGAGAAGAAAGGCTGGGGAGCAAGACCGTAGCGATGGATACTGCAACTATTCCAAGAGGAAATTCAATCAGCCTTTCGGAAAGATAGAGATAAGAGACTGTCCCCTCTGGCATGTAGGATGCATACTGGGTGTTTACGATTATGTTAAGGTTATACACGGCGAGACCGAAGAGCTGAGGTACCATTAGTAATCCAATCCTTTTTACTGCAGGGTGTCGAAAGTTTTTTCTAAATTTGAAAAGAAAATCTCTCTGCTTTAGGAATGGGAGCTGAAACACAAGTTGAATGACTCCGCCAATGATCACTCCTATTGCAAGGGATGTAATGGGGACGTTGAGGCTTGTGTGAATAAGGATGACTGTCATCACAATAAATACATTAAAGATCACTGGTGAAAATGCCGGGGCGAAGAAATGCCTGAGGGAGTTTAATATCCCCATGGAGAGCGCGGACAGGGAAATAAGAAAAATGTATGGGAACATTATGCGGTTCAGCGTGACCGCAAGATGAAATGTTTCACCCTTAAACCCAGAGGCAAAAAGCTTAATTATGAGAGGAGAAAGTATTATTCCAGCTATTGACACAAGGGCTAGAACAAAAAAGAGCAACGTGAAGGTTATATCTGAGATCCTCTTTGTCTCTTCCCTTGACTTGGTTTCGAGATAACTCGTGAAAACCGGTATGAATGAGATAGTTAAAGAGCCTTCCGCAAAAAGCCTTCTGAGAAGATTTGGTATCCTAAAGGCGACATAGAAGGCGTCTGTCTGGGCTTCTGCCCCGAAGAAATACGTGATTACCATATCCCTTACCAATCCCATGATGCGACTCATGAATGTAAGGGACCCTACCAATCCGGCTGAGCGTGTGATCTCGTGTTTGTGACTCACTAAGGGGTGTAGTTTATATTAGATGGATGAAAACAATCAAGAGAATGTGTTTATTAAATAGTACGCCGTGTTAAGATTTTAGGGCTCAGTAAATTACGGTTCGGGTCAATGTTATATTCGATAAAAGAGGAAATGCCGGGTCTTTGGTTCATCGACCTCAAGGTAGACGGGGAGCGCGAATATACCGGTGCTTACGTGTTAAAATCGGGGAAGGGAGTCGCCTTAATTGAAGTCGGTCCGGCGTCTACATATAAAAAAATACTTGGCGCCTTAGAAGATATTGAACTGGCATTCGAGGACGTGAGATTTATTTTCCTCACACACATACATCTTGACCACGCTGGTGCCCTGGGAAATTTAATAAGGCATTTTCCAAATGCAAGCGTCATAGTCCATAAACGGGGGAAAGAGCATCTTATTGATCCTGAAAGTGTCCTTTGGAATGCATCTAAAAGGGTTCTAGGCTTTGTAGCAGACATATATGGGAAACCCGAGCCAGTCCCGGAAAATAGAATTATCCCCGTGGAAAAAAGGATGGACGTTAAGCTTGGCAAAATCTCGTTCGAGATTGTTCCGACGCCGGGACATGCAAGTCATCACGTTTGTATATTTCTTGAGAAAGAAGGAGTTATATTCTCCGGTGATGCTGCGGGTATATACATCCCGAGCCTTGATGTTCTCCTTCCGATATCTCCGCCTCCATTCAAACTCGAACTC from Thermodesulfobacteriota bacterium encodes the following:
- the murJ gene encoding murein biosynthesis integral membrane protein MurJ, with amino-acid sequence MSHKHEITRSAGLVGSLTFMSRIMGLVRDMVITYFFGAEAQTDAFYVAFRIPNLLRRLFAEGSLTISFIPVFTSYLETKSREETKRISDITFTLLFFVLALVSIAGIILSPLIIKLFASGFKGETFHLAVTLNRIMFPYIFLISLSALSMGILNSLRHFFAPAFSPVIFNVFIVMTVILIHTSLNVPITSLAIGVIIGGVIQLVFQLPFLKQRDFLFKFRKNFRHPAVKRIGLLMVPQLFGLAVYNLNIIVNTQYASYMPEGTVSYLYLSERLIEFPLGIVAVSIATVLLPSLSSHISKGETELFKENYSYALRLMLFVMVPALVGLIVLRVPICNLLYQRGEFTYLSTINTSQALLGYAVGIWAVGGIRITAPTFYSMQDTKTPVIIAFLAFIINAIIGYLLGFTFGLRHTGLALASSISSMFNFAVLFIILNKRVGKIDINEAIILCIKIAVASILMGLLAWEISKRGNWTGSETSIEKILFLTMSLLGSSAVYLIISKLLKIDEVDQLIGLLRRKSIIK
- a CDS encoding MBL fold metallo-hydrolase, which encodes MLYSIKEEMPGLWFIDLKVDGEREYTGAYVLKSGKGVALIEVGPASTYKKILGALEDIELAFEDVRFIFLTHIHLDHAGALGNLIRHFPNASVIVHKRGKEHLIDPESVLWNASKRVLGFVADIYGKPEPVPENRIIPVEKRMDVKLGKISFEIVPTPGHASHHVCIFLEKEGVIFSGDAAGIYIPSLDVLLPISPPPFKLELAIKSIETMISLNPQLIGFTHFDVSKNGSQLLRKYHRQLMIWYREINQLVVKGTEDREEMFDFISKRDKDLKTFLERSKSFPGIRRGVESGLEGFLQLVNEEKNKGQLSL